A genome region from Populus alba chromosome 3, ASM523922v2, whole genome shotgun sequence includes the following:
- the LOC118038025 gene encoding uncharacterized protein, which produces MAHFPGQLKKLWSKWEIVGMVLFSLFLQILLIMFGSRRKRITRIWIRVLVWSSYLLADMVAAVALGVLSRSQLGEIGDNIQFAKENSSLRAFWAPFLLVHLGGPDTITAFSIEDNDLWLRHLLNLLVQGSVAFYVVLKSWDLSVLSFLTTFMLFAGIAKYGERTWALRSSCTENIRNSLLSTPPRLRLDTKSIMVVPRGHHIPDQTNYLHQAYYLSKMSLYLFENLILSLSELKDSHSIISCQSSKDAFKLVDLELGFIFDRLYTKAPVVYSRKGVFLRSLTFSSSFITLVSFSFFVGKHRFSPINVVTTYLLLAGALGLEVYAMLQLVFSDWTMIWLTRLTSTPSNPIGNAIYSLRAYFANEKRWSGSMAQCNLISSSFEIKTIKSLSKFIGIDREILKHLHVSWEHINDNLKDLIFENLLEKGNEIIEHLQDKENRRTRLLAQRGDGVLEKMKRLEEFRWCTLSVEFNQSLFIWHIATDLCYYVDQQFHSKQRMSKFLSDYMFYLLVVKPNMLPKGISDSGSRYRDASDEVERFFQARKKEPSNGTAREARTTLFRAKQEELEDAIAIPIDTTPTIPGAYGSSKYLLVHGCKLAQQLQKLEAEKWKVISEVWVEMLTYAAGHCEWRDHAQQLKSGGELLTHVRLLMAHLGLSHQYQEILLS; this is translated from the coding sequence ATGGCACACTTTCCTGGACAGCTCAAGAAACTTTGGAGCAAATGGGAGATTGTAGGGATGGTTTTATTTAGTCTTTTTCTGCAAATCCTTCTCATCATGTTTGGTTCTCGGAGGAAGCGCATTACAAGAATCTGGATCAGAGTTCTTGTCTGGTCTTCTTACTTGCTGGCAGACATGGTAGCCGCTGTTGCTTTGGGTGTTCTTTCCAGGAGCCAGCTTGGAGAAATCGGTGACAATATTCAGTTTGCAAAAGAGAACAGTTCACTTCGTGCGTTTTGGGCACCTTTCCTTCTCGTGCACCTTGGTGGCCCAGACACAATCACAGCTTTCTCCATCGAAGACAATGACCTGTGGTTGAGGCATTTGCTTAACCTTCTAGTTCAAGGTTCTGTGGCTTTTTATGTTGTCTTAAAGTCTTGGGATCTCAGTGTCCTCTCATTTTTAACAACTTTTATGTTATTTGCCGGAATTGCCAAGTATGGGGAGAGGACTTGGGCGCTCAGATCTTCATGTACCGAGAACATCAGAAACTCTTTGCTCTCAACCCCGCCTCGCCTGCGATTAGATACAAAGAGTATAATGGTTGTTCCGCGAGGACACCATATTCCTGATCAGACCAACTATCTACATCAAGCTTATTATCTATCCAAGATGTCCTTATATCTCTTTGAAAATCTTATCCTCAGCCTTAGCGAACTGAAGGACAGCCACTCTATCATTTCTTGCCAATCATCAAAGGATGCTTTCAAGTTGGTAGACTTGGAGCTCGGATTCATCTTTGATAGACTTTATACCAAGGCTCCCGTAGTTTATTCCCGGAAAGGAGTTTTTCTTCGCTCCCTTACCTTCTCCTCCTCTTTCATTACACTAGTTTCCTTCTCATTCTTCGTTGGCAAGCATCGCTTCTCACCCATCAATGTTGTTACAACTTATCTGTTACTAGCTGGAGCTCTTGGTTTGGAGGTTTATGCAATGTTACAACTCGTTTTCTCTGATTGGACAATGATTTGGTTAACTAGGCTCACAAGCACACCAAGTAATCCCATTGGTAATGCCATTTACTCCCTTCGTGCATATTTCGCCAATGAAAAGAGGTGGTCAGGGTCCATGGCACAGTGCAACCTGATAAGTTCAAgctttgaaataaaaacaatcaagagTTTGAGCAAGTTCATCGGAATCGATCGAGAAATATTGAAACACTTGCACGTAAGTTGGGAGCATATAAATGACAATTTGAAAGATCTGATCTTCGAAAATCTTCTTGAGAAGGGGAATGAGATTATAGAGCATCTCCAAGATAAGGAGAACCGACGTACTAGACTACTAGCTCAAAGGGGGGATGGTGTGCTTGAGAAGATGAAAAGGCTAGAAGAATTCCGCTGGTGCACACTGTCTGTGGAATTTAACCAAAGCCTCTTTATTTGGCACATTGCTACTGATCTTTGCTACTATGTTGATCAGCAGTTCCATTCGAAACAAAGGATGTCTAAATTTCTATCTGATTACATGTTCTATCTTCTGGTCGTGAAACCAAATATGCTTCCTAAGGGAATTAGTGATTCAGGGTCTAGATATCGAGATGCGAGTGACGAGGTGGAGAGATTTTTCcaagcaagaaagaaagagcCATCAAATGGTACTGCAAGGGAAGCTCGCACCACATTGTTCCGAGCGAAGCAGGAGGAGTTGGAAGATGCCATAGCAATTCCTATTGATACGACGCCAACAATTCCTGGAGCATATGGAAGTAGCAAGTACCTGCTCGTCCATGGGTGTAAGCTAGCTCAACAATTGCAGAAGTTGGAAGCAGAGAAGTGGAAGGTGATAAGTGAGGTTTGGGTTGAAATGCTCACTTACGCTGCAGGTCATTGCGAATGGAGAGACCATGCCCAGCAACTTAAAAGTGGTGGAGAGCTACTCACTCATGTCCGACTTCTTATGGCACACCTAGGTTTAAGCCACCAATATCAGGAAATTCTTCTTAGTTGA